One window of the Burkholderia sp. FERM BP-3421 genome contains the following:
- a CDS encoding C1 family peptidase, whose translation MSSSSVDWRNRWGWPWLTNIKDQGGCGSCYIFSAVGAFEAMLRIEHGVWCPRSEGDVGDAVSLFFGAHSKCAGGSPNGVLDWIKTNGVADPGCWPYEQTSSVAEPSADRLGRTCKLDGYVTLGGAADMKTWIDTNGPITACFACYPEFDGACQNNEVYIYKNPQNLPSDGHCIVIVGYDDAKQAWLIRNSWGTSWGTGGYGWFGYGQGEHGLEYYSCCGILGSATNPDPWSKRRLHNGNMYESGDGNLHRNFEVWGPGPENAIRHYYRNGQTQAWTLAETLPKVSLAPNFNTSGYDCAGVPSFLGSTYFRNFEGVYLSTSKQLRHCFFNQLSGAWVDGGIFGPKDAAGVPGFIQVNSSGPGNFEVVVRRATGELENWWRDNADNNGQWASKATFGSGILLSGATLTQRWAAGGGMTIGTPAGLDLVCVAAGNKMQRWWRDDPNNKGWVACETFGADVASPPVMIRSQYGASEETVPGNYELCVAVKGQIQHWWTPGNPQPGTSAEWSQSATFGTNVAGQTVTAVLGLIESSFPFNLELVAELSNGSLQHFWRDGGGWHAGPVFGSVH comes from the coding sequence ATGAGCTCAAGCTCGGTGGACTGGCGCAATCGCTGGGGCTGGCCCTGGCTCACGAACATCAAGGACCAGGGCGGCTGCGGGTCCTGCTACATCTTCTCGGCGGTGGGCGCTTTCGAGGCGATGCTGAGGATCGAGCACGGCGTCTGGTGCCCGCGTTCGGAAGGCGACGTGGGCGATGCGGTCTCGCTCTTCTTCGGCGCGCATTCGAAATGCGCCGGCGGCTCGCCCAACGGCGTGCTCGACTGGATCAAGACCAACGGCGTCGCGGACCCCGGCTGCTGGCCCTATGAACAAACGAGCAGCGTGGCGGAGCCGAGCGCCGACCGGCTCGGCCGCACCTGCAAGCTCGACGGCTACGTGACGCTGGGCGGCGCGGCCGACATGAAGACCTGGATCGACACCAACGGCCCGATCACGGCCTGCTTCGCGTGCTATCCGGAGTTCGACGGCGCGTGCCAGAACAACGAAGTCTATATCTACAAGAACCCGCAGAATCTGCCGAGCGACGGGCATTGCATCGTCATCGTCGGCTATGACGATGCGAAGCAGGCCTGGCTGATCCGCAACAGTTGGGGGACCTCATGGGGAACCGGCGGCTACGGCTGGTTCGGCTACGGCCAGGGTGAGCATGGGCTCGAGTATTACTCGTGCTGCGGCATTCTCGGTTCCGCGACGAATCCCGATCCGTGGTCGAAGCGCCGGCTGCACAACGGCAACATGTACGAGAGCGGCGACGGCAACCTGCATCGCAATTTCGAAGTGTGGGGGCCGGGCCCGGAGAACGCGATTCGCCATTACTACCGCAACGGCCAGACGCAGGCCTGGACGCTGGCGGAGACGCTGCCCAAGGTGTCGCTCGCGCCGAACTTCAACACGAGCGGCTACGATTGCGCGGGTGTGCCGAGCTTCCTCGGATCGACCTACTTCCGCAATTTCGAGGGCGTCTATCTGAGCACCTCGAAGCAGTTGCGCCATTGTTTCTTCAATCAGTTGTCCGGCGCGTGGGTCGACGGCGGCATCTTCGGCCCGAAAGACGCCGCGGGCGTGCCGGGCTTCATCCAGGTCAACAGCAGCGGCCCCGGCAATTTCGAGGTCGTGGTGCGGCGCGCGACGGGCGAGTTGGAGAACTGGTGGCGCGACAATGCGGACAACAACGGCCAGTGGGCATCGAAGGCGACCTTCGGCAGCGGTATCCTGTTGAGCGGCGCGACGCTCACGCAGCGCTGGGCCGCGGGCGGCGGCATGACCATCGGCACGCCGGCGGGGCTTGACCTCGTCTGCGTGGCGGCGGGCAACAAGATGCAGCGCTGGTGGCGCGACGACCCGAACAACAAGGGCTGGGTCGCGTGCGAGACCTTCGGCGCCGACGTCGCGAGCCCGCCTGTGATGATCCGCTCGCAGTATGGCGCGAGCGAGGAAACCGTCCCCGGCAACTATGAACTGTGCGTGGCCGTGAAAGGGCAGATCCAGCACTGGTGGACGCCCGGCAATCCGCAGCCCGGCACGAGCGCCGAGTGGAGCCAGAGCGCGACGTTCGGGACGAACGTCGCCGGTCAGACGGTGACGGCGGTGCTGGGGCTGATCGAGTCGAGCTTCCCGTTCAACCTGGAGCTGGTCGCGGAACTGTCCAACGGCTCATTGCAGCATTTCTGGCGCGACGGAGGCGGGTGGCACGCGGGCCCGGTGTTCGGGTCCGTGCATTGA
- a CDS encoding protease inhibitor I42 family protein: protein MEQLELNVQERRVVVLQGLGAAGYRWTVSVDDPGVVRVERAAAEPAAAPGAPGSRSVDERFEITGLAAGRTIVRCVQGRAFEPHAAPRASHEIEVHVA from the coding sequence ATGGAGCAGCTTGAACTGAACGTGCAGGAGCGCCGTGTCGTCGTGCTTCAAGGGCTCGGCGCCGCGGGTTATCGATGGACGGTGTCCGTCGATGACCCCGGCGTCGTGCGCGTCGAGCGCGCGGCGGCGGAGCCGGCGGCCGCGCCCGGCGCGCCGGGCAGCCGCAGCGTCGACGAACGGTTCGAGATCACCGGCCTCGCGGCCGGCAGGACGATCGTCCGCTGCGTCCAGGGGCGCGCGTTCGAACCGCACGCCGCGCCGCGGGCGTCGCATGAGATCGAGGTGCACGTCGCGTGA
- a CDS encoding Lrp/AsnC family transcriptional regulator, whose product MQEPVLDRIDRHLLGILQEHGRTSNLELAKAVGLSPAQTLRRHRRLEEIGAIRRYETRLDPDTLGFGVTAFVQVTMERGHIRDLSKFQTLVAELAQIQECFSVTGDIDYVLKVVAEDLKGLSTFLLDTLMRIPGVSGVQSSVCLDEIKCTSAMPIRA is encoded by the coding sequence ATGCAGGAACCTGTTCTCGACCGCATCGATCGACACTTGCTGGGCATCCTGCAGGAGCACGGCCGCACCAGCAATCTCGAACTGGCGAAGGCGGTCGGCCTGTCGCCCGCGCAAACCCTGCGGCGCCATCGCCGGCTGGAGGAAATCGGCGCGATCCGCCGCTACGAAACGCGCCTCGACCCCGACACGCTCGGCTTCGGCGTGACCGCGTTCGTGCAGGTGACGATGGAGCGCGGCCATATCCGCGACCTCTCGAAGTTCCAGACGCTCGTGGCCGAACTCGCGCAGATCCAGGAGTGTTTCTCGGTGACGGGCGACATCGACTACGTGCTGAAGGTGGTCGCGGAGGACCTGAAGGGATTGTCGACGTTCCTGCTCGACACGCTGATGCGTATTCCCGGCGTGAGCGGAGTGCAGTCGAGCGTGTGCCTCGACGAGATCAAGTGCACGAGCGCGATGCCGATCCGGGCCTGA
- a CDS encoding amino acid permease, which produces MGSDHNKDGLKRGLKNRHIQLIALGGAIGTGLFLGIAQTIKMAGPSVLLGYGVAGIVAFFIMRQLGEMVVDEPVAGSFSYFANKYCGHFTGFLSGWNYWVLYILVSMAELSAVGIYVQYWWPGVPTWMSALVFFVVINAINLASVKSYGETEFWFSIIKVVAIIGMIVFGAFLLFTGQAGPEAGVANLWRHGGFFPNGVSGLVMSMAVIMFSFGGLELVGITAAEADDPRHSIPRATNQVIYRILIFYIGALGVLLSLYPWEKVVSGGSPFVLIFHALSSNLVANVLNLVVLTAALSVYNSGVYCNSRMLYGLAQQGNAPRALLKVNRRGIPLVALGASALATALCVVINYFMPGKAFELLMGLVVSAIIINWAMISLIHLKFRQAKRALGEDTVFKSLGYPLTNYLCLVFMAGILVVMYLTPDLRLSVYLIPVWLAVLGVGYRFRQKNVGYDAQRSGASAR; this is translated from the coding sequence ATGGGTTCGGATCACAACAAGGACGGCCTCAAGCGCGGGCTGAAGAATCGCCACATCCAGCTGATCGCGCTGGGCGGCGCGATCGGCACGGGGCTCTTCCTCGGCATCGCCCAGACCATCAAGATGGCCGGCCCGTCGGTGCTGCTCGGTTACGGCGTGGCCGGCATCGTCGCGTTCTTCATCATGCGGCAGCTGGGCGAGATGGTGGTCGACGAGCCGGTGGCCGGCTCGTTCAGCTACTTCGCGAACAAGTATTGCGGGCACTTCACCGGCTTCCTGTCGGGCTGGAACTACTGGGTGCTGTACATCCTCGTCAGCATGGCCGAACTGTCGGCCGTCGGCATCTACGTGCAGTACTGGTGGCCGGGCGTGCCGACCTGGATGTCGGCGCTGGTGTTCTTCGTCGTCATCAACGCGATCAACCTCGCGAGCGTGAAGTCGTACGGCGAGACCGAGTTCTGGTTTTCGATCATCAAGGTGGTCGCGATCATCGGCATGATCGTGTTCGGCGCTTTCCTGCTGTTCACCGGCCAGGCCGGGCCCGAGGCCGGCGTCGCGAACCTGTGGCGGCACGGCGGATTCTTCCCGAACGGCGTGAGCGGCCTCGTGATGTCGATGGCGGTGATCATGTTCTCGTTCGGCGGCCTGGAGCTGGTCGGCATCACCGCGGCCGAGGCCGACGATCCGCGCCACAGTATCCCGCGCGCGACCAACCAGGTGATCTACCGCATCCTGATTTTTTACATCGGCGCATTGGGCGTGCTGCTGTCGCTGTATCCGTGGGAGAAGGTGGTGTCGGGCGGCAGCCCGTTCGTGCTGATCTTCCACGCGCTCAGCAGCAACCTCGTCGCGAACGTGCTGAACCTCGTCGTGCTGACGGCAGCGCTGTCGGTGTACAACAGCGGCGTGTATTGCAACAGCCGGATGCTGTACGGCCTCGCGCAGCAGGGCAACGCGCCGCGCGCGCTGCTCAAGGTGAACCGCCGCGGGATTCCGCTCGTCGCGCTCGGCGCGTCGGCGCTCGCCACCGCGCTGTGCGTGGTGATCAACTACTTCATGCCGGGCAAGGCATTCGAGCTGCTGATGGGGCTCGTCGTGTCGGCGATCATCATCAACTGGGCGATGATCAGCCTGATCCACCTGAAGTTCCGCCAGGCCAAGCGCGCGCTCGGCGAGGACACCGTGTTCAAGAGCCTCGGCTATCCGCTGACGAATTACCTGTGCCTCGTGTTCATGGCCGGCATCCTGGTCGTGATGTACCTGACGCCGGATCTGCGGCTGTCCGTGTACCTGATCCCGGTGTGGCTCGCGGTGCTCGGCGTGGGCTACCGGTTTCGCCAAAAAAACGTGGGTTATGATGCGCAACGGAGCGGCGCCTCGGCGCGTTGA
- a CDS encoding amino acid aminotransferase, with the protein MFEHIDAYPGDPILTLNENFQKDPRTRKVNLSIGIYFDDAGRIPVMGAVREAEAALGAEPGPTPYLPMTGMAAYRAAIQSLVFGETSDARREGRIATLQTLGGSGALKVGADFIRRYFPDAQVWISDPSRENHRFIFERAGFTVNTYPYYDEATGGLRFDAMLAAIDTLPKRSVVLLHACCHNPTGVDLDEAQWLKLIDVLQARELLPFVDMAYQGFGAGLDDDAFAVREIARRGMPAFIANSFSKNFSLYGERCGGLSVICEDATAAERVLGQLASAVRANYSNPPTHGAKVVAKVLTTPALRAQWEEELAAMCRRIAKMRSAIHDGLRTHVQGEALARYVKQRGMFTYTGLTETQVESLRNDHGVYVLRSGRMCVAGLNESNVGIVSEAIGAVLASGV; encoded by the coding sequence ATGTTTGAACATATCGATGCGTATCCGGGCGATCCGATCCTTACGCTGAATGAGAATTTCCAGAAGGATCCGCGCACCCGCAAGGTGAATCTGAGCATCGGCATCTACTTCGACGACGCCGGCCGGATCCCCGTGATGGGCGCCGTGCGCGAAGCCGAGGCCGCGCTCGGCGCGGAGCCGGGCCCGACGCCGTACCTGCCGATGACGGGGATGGCCGCGTATCGCGCGGCCATCCAGTCGCTGGTGTTCGGCGAAACCAGCGACGCGCGCCGCGAAGGCCGCATCGCGACGCTGCAGACGCTTGGCGGCTCGGGCGCGCTGAAGGTCGGCGCGGACTTCATCCGGCGTTACTTCCCGGATGCGCAGGTGTGGATCAGCGATCCGAGCAGGGAGAACCACCGCTTCATCTTCGAGCGCGCGGGCTTCACGGTGAACACCTATCCGTACTACGACGAGGCCACGGGCGGCCTGCGCTTCGACGCGATGCTGGCGGCGATCGACACGCTGCCCAAGCGCAGCGTCGTGCTGCTGCACGCGTGCTGCCATAACCCGACGGGCGTCGATCTCGACGAGGCGCAATGGCTGAAGCTGATCGACGTGCTGCAGGCGCGCGAACTGCTGCCGTTCGTTGACATGGCGTACCAGGGGTTCGGCGCGGGCCTCGACGACGACGCGTTCGCGGTGCGCGAGATCGCGCGTCGCGGCATGCCGGCGTTCATCGCGAATTCGTTCTCGAAGAACTTCTCGCTGTATGGCGAGCGCTGCGGCGGCCTGAGCGTGATCTGCGAGGACGCCACGGCGGCCGAGCGCGTGCTGGGCCAACTGGCGAGCGCGGTGCGCGCGAACTACAGCAATCCGCCAACGCATGGCGCGAAGGTCGTCGCGAAGGTGCTGACGACGCCCGCGCTGCGCGCGCAGTGGGAAGAGGAGCTGGCCGCGATGTGCCGGCGCATCGCGAAGATGCGCAGCGCGATTCACGACGGCCTGCGGACGCACGTGCAGGGCGAGGCGCTCGCGCGCTACGTGAAGCAGCGCGGGATGTTCACCTATACCGGGCTGACCGAGACGCAGGTCGAGAGCCTGCGCAACGACCACGGCGTATATGTGCTGCGCTCGGGGCGGATGTGCGTCGCGGGCTTGAACGAGTCGAATGTCGGGATTGTGTCGGAGGCGATCGGCGCGGTGCTGGCAAGCGGTGTCTGA
- a CDS encoding DUF488 domain-containing protein → MSISIVRLGAPRGADEGVRIGTVRRPPRGVPRAEFASRDYYDVWLPTLSPSAELVAEAQAATTDVQWRVFVRKFRAEMGHGDAEKVLDTLAALSASTHFAIGCYCEDEARCHRGVLRQLLAERGAVIRGEPG, encoded by the coding sequence ATGAGCATCAGCATCGTCAGGCTTGGCGCGCCGCGCGGCGCGGATGAGGGCGTGCGCATCGGCACGGTGCGCCGGCCGCCGCGCGGGGTGCCGAGGGCGGAGTTCGCGTCGCGGGACTATTACGACGTGTGGCTACCGACACTGTCTCCGAGTGCGGAGCTGGTGGCCGAGGCGCAGGCCGCGACCACTGATGTGCAGTGGCGCGTGTTCGTCCGCAAGTTTCGCGCGGAGATGGGCCACGGCGATGCGGAGAAGGTGTTGGACACGCTCGCGGCGCTGTCGGCGAGCACGCATTTCGCGATCGGATGTTATTGCGAGGATGAGGCGCGCTGCCATCGCGGCGTATTGCGGCAACTGCTGGCCGAGCGCGGGGCGGTGATCCGCGGCGAGCCGGGCTGA
- a CDS encoding Rid family hydrolase — protein sequence MKIPMLFAMLAMASCATQAADDVIRYRVANSTVPVAAAVEIPATASLVYLSGKTPPVQHAEYRTDDIRAYGESTRQQAEGIFKAIERSLGELGLGLGDVVKMQVYLVGDPASDGRMDTRGFMEAYVRFFGTEAQPNLPARTLVQIAGLPNPGWRVEIDVVAARVKPSRTDANT from the coding sequence ATGAAAATTCCGATGCTCTTTGCGATGCTCGCGATGGCGTCGTGCGCGACCCAGGCCGCCGATGACGTGATCCGCTATCGCGTCGCCAATTCGACCGTTCCCGTTGCGGCTGCCGTCGAGATTCCGGCAACTGCCTCGCTTGTCTACCTCTCCGGCAAGACGCCGCCGGTGCAGCATGCCGAATATCGGACGGACGACATACGGGCCTACGGCGAAAGCACCCGGCAGCAGGCGGAGGGGATCTTCAAGGCGATTGAGCGATCGCTGGGCGAGCTCGGGCTGGGGCTTGGCGACGTCGTCAAAATGCAGGTCTACTTGGTTGGGGACCCGGCAAGCGACGGCAGGATGGACACGCGGGGTTTCATGGAAGCATACGTGCGGTTTTTCGGTACCGAGGCGCAGCCCAATCTTCCCGCGCGCACCCTGGTCCAGATCGCCGGCCTGCCGAATCCAGGCTGGCGGGTGGAAATCGACGTTGTCGCCGCGCGCGTCAAGCCCTCTCGAACGGACGCGAATACCTGA
- the bla gene encoding class A beta-lactamase, whose protein sequence is MNRRTFLIMGSGMLGGLPRLAAAFESVDLEAAMAALEKDSGGRLGVSILKTGAGQAFGHRAHERFPLCSTFKWLVAAHVLHHVDGERLSLNRRVSFSKASLMDWSPVTRRHADGQGMTIGDLCEAAITESDNTATQLLLDKLGGIAGWNGYVRSIGDPDTRLDRGEPFLNEALPGDIRDTTTPSAMAANLSRLLLGDGLSPASREQLTRWMAATKYSGARFRSGMPDGWRLADKTGSGNAGTGAAGDVGVYWSPTGQPIVVVAYLAEAKVESKQQDAAIADVGRWARSFALS, encoded by the coding sequence ATGAACAGAAGAACATTCCTCATCATGGGTAGCGGCATGCTCGGTGGGTTGCCGCGACTCGCCGCCGCATTCGAGTCAGTCGATCTCGAGGCGGCCATGGCCGCGCTCGAGAAAGACTCGGGTGGGCGGCTCGGCGTGTCTATCCTGAAGACGGGTGCCGGCCAGGCATTCGGCCACAGGGCGCACGAGCGATTCCCGCTTTGCAGCACCTTCAAGTGGCTCGTCGCCGCGCACGTACTCCACCATGTGGACGGTGAGCGACTCAGCCTGAATCGTCGCGTGTCGTTTTCCAAGGCGAGCCTGATGGATTGGTCTCCGGTCACGCGGCGGCACGCCGACGGGCAGGGCATGACGATCGGCGATCTGTGCGAGGCGGCCATCACCGAAAGTGACAATACCGCCACGCAGTTGCTGCTCGACAAACTGGGCGGGATCGCTGGGTGGAACGGGTACGTGCGCTCGATCGGCGATCCCGATACGCGCCTCGATCGAGGGGAGCCTTTCCTGAATGAGGCATTGCCCGGCGATATCCGAGACACGACCACGCCGTCTGCGATGGCGGCCAATCTGAGTCGATTGCTGCTGGGAGACGGGCTCAGTCCGGCATCCCGGGAACAGTTGACGCGATGGATGGCCGCGACGAAATACAGCGGCGCGCGGTTCCGTTCCGGAATGCCCGACGGATGGCGCCTTGCCGATAAGACGGGAAGCGGAAATGCCGGCACGGGCGCCGCGGGTGACGTCGGTGTGTATTGGTCGCCGACGGGCCAACCGATCGTCGTCGTCGCGTACCTTGCCGAGGCCAAAGTCGAATCGAAACAGCAGGACGCCGCCATCGCGGATGTCGGGCGATGGGCGCGAAGTTTCGCCTTGTCCTGA
- a CDS encoding GNAT family N-acetyltransferase, protein MSIETLAVTIRPATEEDWAALKSIRLDALRDSPAAFGLSYAIASAYSEQQWRDRASSKTPPEFLLAIRQEQAVGLIGDSVGASNEYHLIAMWVRPECRGAGIADRLVGAIKARAVARGYRRVVLSVAPDNASAVALYQRQGFRFLPEWEPLASQPGVSVQKMEWRDDH, encoded by the coding sequence ATGTCCATCGAGACGCTCGCCGTCACCATCCGCCCGGCCACGGAAGAAGACTGGGCCGCCCTGAAGTCGATCCGCCTCGACGCGCTGCGCGACAGCCCCGCCGCGTTCGGCCTCAGCTATGCGATCGCGTCCGCGTACAGCGAGCAGCAATGGCGCGACCGCGCATCGAGCAAGACCCCGCCCGAATTCCTGCTGGCGATCCGCCAAGAGCAGGCCGTGGGCCTGATCGGCGACAGCGTCGGCGCGTCGAACGAATACCACCTGATCGCGATGTGGGTGCGCCCCGAATGCCGCGGCGCAGGCATCGCGGACCGACTCGTCGGCGCGATCAAGGCGCGCGCGGTGGCGCGCGGATATCGGCGGGTCGTGCTGAGCGTCGCGCCGGACAACGCGTCGGCCGTCGCGCTCTATCAGCGGCAAGGCTTCAGGTTCCTGCCGGAATGGGAGCCGCTCGCGAGCCAACCCGGCGTCAGCGTTCAGAAGATGGAATGGCGGGACGATCATTGA
- a CDS encoding helix-turn-helix domain-containing protein, whose product MDSDIMHIGGRIRRLRRELKKTLLQVATEANLSVGFLSQVERNLTGISISSLVNVAKALNTPLGTLLDQPRQDQPDSHQGSRESYAIRATQQCYERLSTSFTGSQLNAVKVQMKEGYCSEWVAHSGDEFVFILSGEVRYTIGRKEYRLGPGDSLHFDAHQRHRLANLGDGPAELIAVGTLPLFDDDRPEFPSLPQEPPPTEAARPARTKQTRAAAAGMTTATLRAGKGKKARS is encoded by the coding sequence ATGGATTCGGACATCATGCATATCGGCGGACGCATTCGCCGCCTGCGCCGCGAGCTGAAAAAGACGCTGCTGCAAGTCGCCACCGAGGCCAACCTGTCGGTCGGCTTCCTGTCCCAGGTCGAGCGGAACCTGACGGGCATTTCCATCTCGTCGCTCGTCAACGTCGCGAAGGCGTTGAACACGCCGCTCGGCACGCTGCTCGACCAGCCGCGCCAGGATCAGCCGGACTCTCATCAGGGCAGCCGGGAATCGTACGCGATCCGCGCGACGCAGCAGTGCTACGAACGCCTGTCGACGAGCTTCACGGGCAGCCAGCTCAATGCCGTCAAGGTGCAGATGAAGGAAGGCTATTGCTCGGAATGGGTCGCGCACAGCGGCGACGAGTTCGTGTTCATCCTGTCCGGTGAAGTGCGCTATACGATCGGACGCAAGGAGTATCGGCTCGGTCCCGGCGATTCCCTGCATTTCGACGCGCACCAGCGCCACCGTCTCGCCAATCTCGGCGACGGGCCGGCCGAGCTGATCGCGGTGGGCACGTTGCCGCTGTTCGACGACGACCGTCCGGAGTTTCCCTCGCTGCCGCAGGAGCCGCCCCCAACCGAGGCCGCGCGCCCTGCCCGCACGAAGCAGACGCGCGCCGCCGCGGCCGGCATGACGACGGCGACGTTGCGCGCGGGCAAAGGGAAAAAAGCGCGTTCGTGA
- a CDS encoding M24 family metallopeptidase, with the protein MIDRLKYHFSDVPDYEASLAGTHAGLSALLDAGGLDAFIVTAQDEYLTEYLPRQNNPRYALSAFDGSTGNGIFLSEGAAARLGIAQRFVLFVDGRYHLQADTQCDPARVQVEKLPLELGIWQAMVEWLAARAGSLRVIGYDALRLSVAERERLVAGTAAADFTWRALSAREADRAIGLPGWRIARPIFSVPASVTGARVADQVAALDARLRAHLGRDDAAICFLTCTADDLSYLLNSRGYHLPQASSHLGYLFVLRDAIVLFLPDGCDTCPVELEAGSALQVVRGDLAALARVLRGFSVDTLCYDTSVVNCAVPDFVTDLWPAARHVDFSPVEAMRASKTPEVLDQFRDAFSRSSAAIAETLRWAKRGVPGESPSEVDLARRINDEYGARGAVALTFTTIAANGPHSAITHYTAADPDTRLTEGELVLMDSGAYYDAGFATDCTRVVLRSATPGTRAQPWQKSIYTIALKAAIRGLVTHFPADALGGDVDDAVREVCRAQGYDYAHGTGHGIGIHVHEGGVRFSPGSTYGLVPGAVISVEPGIYLAGQGGVRIENVVIIHPSTCEAGKVEFENIVWVGYDWDLIDLDLLDEVERDYLRGYERACVERGTSVTACPLLG; encoded by the coding sequence ATGATCGATCGACTGAAATACCACTTTTCCGATGTGCCGGACTATGAGGCGTCGCTGGCCGGCACTCATGCGGGCTTGTCCGCGCTGCTGGATGCCGGTGGGCTCGATGCATTCATCGTGACCGCGCAGGACGAGTACCTGACCGAATACCTGCCGCGTCAGAACAACCCGCGCTATGCGCTGTCGGCGTTCGACGGCTCGACCGGCAACGGCATCTTCCTGAGCGAGGGCGCCGCGGCGCGGCTCGGGATTGCGCAGCGGTTCGTGCTGTTCGTCGACGGCCGCTATCACTTGCAGGCCGACACGCAGTGCGATCCCGCGCGCGTGCAGGTCGAGAAACTGCCGCTCGAACTCGGCATCTGGCAGGCGATGGTCGAATGGCTGGCCGCGCGCGCCGGATCGCTGCGCGTGATCGGCTACGACGCGTTGCGTCTCAGCGTCGCCGAGCGCGAGCGTCTGGTCGCGGGCACGGCCGCGGCTGACTTCACGTGGCGCGCGCTCAGCGCGCGCGAGGCCGATCGCGCGATCGGGTTGCCCGGCTGGCGGATCGCAAGGCCGATCTTCAGCGTGCCGGCTTCGGTCACGGGGGCGCGCGTCGCGGATCAGGTCGCGGCGCTCGATGCGCGCCTGCGCGCGCATCTCGGCCGCGACGACGCGGCCATCTGCTTCCTGACCTGCACGGCCGACGATCTCAGCTATCTGCTGAACAGCCGCGGTTATCACCTGCCGCAGGCGTCGTCGCATCTCGGTTATCTGTTCGTGCTGCGCGATGCGATCGTGTTGTTCCTGCCGGACGGTTGCGACACGTGCCCGGTCGAGCTTGAGGCCGGTTCCGCGTTGCAGGTGGTGCGGGGCGATCTCGCCGCGCTGGCGCGCGTGCTGCGCGGCTTCAGCGTCGACACGCTTTGCTATGACACGTCGGTCGTGAATTGCGCGGTGCCGGATTTCGTGACGGATCTCTGGCCGGCGGCGCGTCATGTCGATTTCAGCCCGGTCGAGGCCATGCGCGCGAGCAAGACGCCCGAAGTGCTCGACCAGTTCCGCGATGCGTTCTCGCGCAGTTCGGCCGCGATTGCCGAGACGCTGCGCTGGGCGAAGCGCGGCGTGCCGGGCGAGTCGCCGTCGGAGGTCGATCTGGCGCGCCGGATCAACGACGAGTACGGCGCGCGCGGCGCGGTCGCGCTGACGTTCACGACGATCGCCGCGAATGGGCCGCATAGCGCGATCACGCATTACACGGCGGCGGATCCGGATACCCGGTTGACCGAAGGCGAACTGGTGTTGATGGACAGTGGCGCGTATTACGACGCGGGCTTCGCGACCGACTGCACGCGCGTCGTGCTGCGCAGCGCGACGCCCGGCACGCGCGCGCAGCCGTGGCAGAAGTCGATCTATACGATTGCGCTGAAAGCCGCGATCAGGGGGCTCGTCACGCATTTCCCGGCGGATGCGCTGGGCGGCGACGTGGACGACGCGGTGCGCGAGGTCTGCCGCGCGCAGGGCTACGACTATGCGCACGGCACGGGACACGGCATCGGCATCCACGTGCACGAGGGCGGCGTGCGCTTCAGCCCGGGTTCGACCTATGGGCTGGTGCCGGGGGCGGTGATCTCGGTGGAGCCGGGCATCTATCTCGCGGGCCAGGGCGGGGTGCGGATCGAGAACGTCGTGATCATCCACCCGTCGACATGCGAGGCGGGCAAGGTCGAATTCGAGAATATCGTGTGGGTGGGGTATGACTGGGACCTGATCGACCTGGATCTGCTCGATGAGGTGGAGCGTGATTATCTGCGCGGCTACGAGCGTGCGTGCGTCGAGCGGGGGACGTCGGTGACGGCGTGTCCGTTGCTGGGATAG
- a CDS encoding PAAR domain-containing protein, whose amino-acid sequence MKRNFLRVGDHSSSGGTVVDSIPTMSCDGVGLTFVGARVTCPTCGQVGVIVAAGPRWPGELMGRQAALEGDTVACGCRPRPAMIALQSGMYQFFESDALVKMGFSATGGPVVLDLGTPRPSEGFCLSCMIAAAKRAASMIVRG is encoded by the coding sequence TTGAAACGGAATTTTCTCAGAGTGGGTGATCATTCGTCTTCCGGTGGCACGGTCGTGGACAGCATCCCGACGATGAGCTGCGACGGAGTTGGGCTGACCTTCGTCGGCGCGAGAGTGACTTGTCCGACCTGTGGTCAGGTTGGGGTCATCGTTGCGGCAGGACCGCGCTGGCCGGGTGAGCTGATGGGCCGTCAAGCGGCGTTGGAGGGCGACACGGTGGCTTGTGGGTGCAGGCCGCGTCCGGCGATGATCGCGTTGCAATCCGGGATGTATCAGTTCTTCGAATCCGACGCACTCGTCAAAATGGGCTTCTCAGCTACAGGTGGTCCGGTAGTGCTGGATCTCGGGACACCCAGGCCGTCAGAAGGTTTCTGCCTGTCGTGCATGATTGCGGCCGCCAAGCGTGCAGCCTCTATGATCGTTCGCGGGTGA